A section of the Methanococcus vannielii SB genome encodes:
- the polC gene encoding DNA polymerase II large subunit codes for MLHVSASKNMTEYFKSILNDVNNLYFIAEECRKLGYDVVDKVEIPLAKDMADRVEGIVGPPKVSERIRELVMELGKEPAALEIAKEIVEGRFGEFGKEEGAEQAVRTALAVITEGIVAAPLEGIAHVKIKKNHDGTEYLAIYFAGPIRSAGGTAQALAVLVGDYVRKNMNLDKFKPTDDEVERYGEEIDLYQSEVTTFQYQPKIEEIRTAVRNISVEITGEATDDVEVSGHRDLERVETNQIRGGALLALVEGVLLKAPKILRHVDKLEIEGWNWLKELKNKKEEINEDIKDEKEDFNYEEEEDLSQYDDCEIEEVTKFIGEVIAGRPVFAHPSKKGGFRLRYGRSRNTGFATDGFHPAIMYLVDDFMAVGTQLKTERPGKATCVVPVDSIDPPIVKLNNHSVLKIDTVEKAIKYRKDVLEILFLGDILVNYGDFLENNHVMLPSSWCVEWYEKILKVNNIPYSTEFISNPSPKEAVKFAITTKTPLHPVYTYHWHDISKENIYSLRNWILRGNFNKNSDKWEISYDLENPEDISNKRFLELIGCCHEVVDGKIFILEYYPLLYSLGYDYENSFDSVENLEEKVSNAKNNMHLINLLSHFEIRRNTYIYVGARMGRPEKAASRKMKPPVNGLFPIGNAGALVRLINKAVEGGKTDEIEISNVMCSCGKVSLYKKCPFCGKSVIPTGPTRIKLPIKDYWYNALENLKINKPGDVKCIKGMTSKDKIIEPLEKAILRAVNDVYVFKDGTTRFDCTDVPVTHFKPCEINVSVNRLKELGYLRDINGNSLENDKQVLELKVQDVIVPESCMDYFLNVSKFIDDLLEKYYKKNRYYNSSNKEDLVGHLIIGMAPHTSAGMVGRIVGYSKANVGYAHPYFHASKRRNCDGDEDAFFLLLDAFLNFSKKFLPDKRGGQMDAPLVLTTILDPKEVDGEVHNMDSMWEYPLEFYEKSLEMVTPKEIKKLMETVEDRLGKDEQYEGIGYTHETLKIDEGPLICSYKTLGSMMDKTSAQLAVAKKIRATDERDVAEKVIQSHFVPDLIGNLRAFSRQGVRCKCGAKYRRIPLKGVCRKCGSRLILTVSKGAVEKYMNVSQTMAEKYNVSDYIKQRLEIIRSGIDSLFTNDKRKQVKIEDFFK; via the coding sequence ATGCTCCATGTTTCAGCTTCAAAAAATATGACTGAATATTTTAAATCGATTTTAAATGATGTGAATAACCTGTATTTTATTGCGGAAGAATGTAGGAAACTTGGATATGATGTAGTGGATAAAGTAGAGATTCCCTTGGCAAAAGACATGGCAGATCGGGTTGAAGGTATTGTGGGGCCTCCAAAAGTTTCTGAAAGAATACGGGAATTGGTAATGGAACTTGGAAAAGAACCTGCAGCACTTGAAATTGCAAAAGAAATTGTAGAAGGTAGATTTGGAGAATTTGGGAAAGAAGAAGGTGCTGAACAGGCAGTAAGGACAGCTTTAGCAGTAATTACCGAAGGAATTGTTGCAGCACCTCTTGAAGGTATAGCCCACGTTAAGATAAAAAAAAATCATGACGGTACGGAATATCTTGCAATATATTTTGCAGGACCCATAAGGAGTGCAGGGGGAACTGCACAAGCTTTAGCGGTTCTTGTTGGGGATTATGTTCGGAAAAATATGAACTTAGATAAATTTAAGCCAACAGACGATGAAGTTGAGCGTTATGGTGAAGAAATAGACCTTTACCAATCCGAAGTCACTACTTTTCAATACCAGCCAAAAATAGAAGAAATAAGAACTGCTGTAAGAAATATTTCTGTTGAAATCACAGGTGAGGCAACAGACGATGTTGAAGTTAGTGGACACAGGGATTTAGAACGGGTTGAAACAAACCAAATTCGTGGAGGAGCCCTTTTAGCACTGGTTGAAGGAGTACTTTTAAAAGCACCTAAAATCTTAAGACACGTTGATAAACTTGAAATTGAAGGCTGGAATTGGTTAAAAGAACTTAAAAATAAAAAAGAAGAAATTAATGAAGATATTAAAGATGAAAAAGAAGATTTTAACTACGAAGAAGAAGAGGACTTATCTCAATACGATGACTGTGAAATAGAGGAAGTTACGAAATTTATCGGGGAAGTTATTGCCGGAAGGCCAGTATTTGCACACCCTTCAAAAAAAGGCGGATTTAGATTGAGGTACGGTAGAAGCAGAAATACAGGATTTGCAACTGATGGGTTTCATCCTGCAATAATGTATTTAGTAGATGATTTTATGGCAGTTGGGACCCAGTTAAAGACTGAACGTCCTGGAAAGGCAACATGCGTTGTTCCTGTTGATAGTATCGACCCTCCGATAGTTAAATTAAATAATCATAGTGTTTTAAAAATTGATACTGTAGAAAAAGCTATCAAGTATAGAAAAGACGTGTTAGAAATCTTATTTTTAGGAGATATTCTCGTAAACTATGGGGATTTTTTAGAAAATAACCACGTAATGCTTCCAAGTAGTTGGTGCGTTGAATGGTACGAAAAAATACTCAAAGTTAATAATATACCCTATTCAACAGAATTCATAAGTAATCCTAGCCCAAAAGAAGCGGTAAAGTTTGCAATAACGACAAAAACACCGCTTCATCCAGTTTATACTTACCATTGGCATGATATCTCCAAAGAAAATATTTATTCGCTTAGAAATTGGATTTTAAGAGGTAATTTTAATAAAAATAGTGATAAATGGGAGATTTCTTATGACCTAGAAAATCCTGAAGATATATCAAATAAGAGATTTTTAGAACTAATTGGGTGCTGTCACGAGGTAGTTGACGGTAAAATTTTTATTTTAGAATATTATCCATTACTCTATTCTTTAGGCTACGATTATGAAAATAGTTTTGATAGTGTAGAAAATCTTGAAGAAAAAGTTTCCAATGCCAAAAACAACATGCACCTAATAAACCTGCTTTCGCATTTTGAAATTCGAAGAAATACTTATATTTACGTGGGTGCAAGAATGGGTAGGCCAGAAAAAGCGGCTTCCCGTAAGATGAAACCGCCTGTAAATGGATTATTTCCAATTGGGAATGCAGGGGCACTCGTAAGGCTAATAAATAAGGCAGTTGAAGGGGGAAAAACTGACGAAATTGAAATTTCAAATGTAATGTGCAGTTGTGGAAAAGTTAGCCTTTATAAAAAATGCCCGTTTTGTGGAAAATCTGTTATTCCAACAGGCCCAACAAGAATAAAACTTCCAATAAAAGATTATTGGTACAATGCACTTGAAAATTTAAAAATAAATAAGCCAGGGGATGTAAAATGTATTAAAGGAATGACCTCAAAAGATAAAATAATAGAGCCCTTAGAAAAAGCAATTTTACGAGCTGTAAATGATGTTTATGTATTTAAAGATGGTACTACCCGATTTGACTGTACGGATGTTCCTGTAACTCACTTTAAACCTTGCGAAATTAATGTTAGTGTAAATCGGTTAAAAGAACTTGGTTATTTAAGAGATATAAATGGCAACTCATTAGAAAATGACAAACAGGTATTGGAATTAAAAGTACAGGATGTAATAGTTCCTGAGTCGTGTATGGATTATTTTTTAAACGTTTCAAAATTTATAGATGATTTACTTGAAAAATACTATAAAAAAAATAGGTATTATAACTCTTCAAATAAAGAAGACTTAGTTGGACACTTGATTATAGGAATGGCTCCTCACACTTCTGCAGGAATGGTTGGAAGAATTGTAGGATACAGTAAAGCAAATGTAGGATATGCACATCCTTATTTTCACGCATCAAAACGTAGAAACTGTGATGGGGATGAAGATGCATTTTTCCTGTTACTTGATGCATTCCTCAATTTTTCAAAAAAATTTTTACCTGATAAAAGAGGGGGGCAAATGGATGCTCCACTAGTACTTACAACGATATTGGATCCAAAAGAAGTTGACGGTGAAGTTCACAACATGGATTCAATGTGGGAGTACCCTCTTGAATTTTATGAAAAATCCTTAGAAATGGTTACTCCAAAAGAAATTAAAAAATTGATGGAAACAGTAGAAGATAGACTAGGTAAAGATGAACAGTATGAAGGAATTGGCTATACTCATGAAACTTTAAAAATTGATGAAGGGCCACTCATATGTTCATATAAAACCTTAGGTTCAATGATGGATAAAACTTCGGCTCAACTTGCAGTTGCAAAAAAGATACGTGCAACTGATGAACGGGATGTTGCAGAAAAAGTTATACAGTCCCACTTTGTACCTGATTTGATAGGTAATTTACGGGCATTTTCAAGACAGGGGGTAAGATGTAAATGTGGTGCAAAATATCGAAGAATACCTCTAAAAGGAGTATGTAGGAAGTGCGGCAGTAGGTTAATTTTAACAGTTTCAAAAGGGGCAGTTGAAAAGTACATGAATGTTTCACAAACCATGGCTGAAAAATACAATGTAAGTGACTATATAAAACAGAGATTAGAAATTATACGAAGTGGAATTGATAGCCTCTTTACAAATGATAAGAGAAAGCAGGTTAAAATTGAGGATTTTTTTAAATAA
- a CDS encoding AAA family ATPase, whose translation MSNINISSLKLKKNQQKSPVIPEEAMCLKYVILEPVGFPIRVNGENLKVSVEDHMLFNSYAREQWENESVKEGSYLFDSTIIPDYAFKVISLYPKEGGIITKDTLFKLENSLDKQKNPKFRETSFEEVIGQFEAKKKCKIIIKYLENPEIFGEWAPKNILFYGPPGTGKTLLARALATETDVPLYLIKATELIGDHVGDGSKQIQSLYEEALENAPCIIFIDELDAIALSRQFQSLRGDVSEVVNALLTELDGIKSNEGIVTIAATNNPEMLDSAIRSRFEEEIEFKMPDDSERLKIMELYAEKMPISLNVNFKKYVEKTKNMNGRTIKEKFLKPALHKAILEDRDTIEEADLDEVLKKIIRTELPTNLYM comes from the coding sequence ATGAGCAACATTAATATCAGTAGCCTGAAACTCAAAAAAAATCAGCAAAAATCACCAGTTATTCCTGAAGAAGCTATGTGTTTAAAATACGTAATTTTAGAACCAGTTGGATTTCCAATAAGGGTTAATGGCGAGAATTTAAAGGTTAGTGTAGAAGACCATATGCTTTTCAATTCATATGCGAGAGAACAGTGGGAAAATGAGAGCGTAAAAGAAGGTAGTTACTTATTTGACAGTACGATTATTCCCGATTACGCATTTAAAGTAATTTCACTATATCCTAAAGAAGGAGGCATCATAACAAAAGATACTCTCTTCAAACTTGAAAATAGCTTAGATAAACAAAAAAACCCTAAATTTAGAGAGACCAGTTTTGAAGAAGTTATAGGGCAATTTGAAGCAAAGAAAAAGTGTAAAATTATAATAAAATATCTTGAAAATCCGGAAATTTTCGGAGAATGGGCTCCAAAAAATATTTTATTCTATGGGCCCCCGGGAACAGGTAAGACATTACTTGCAAGAGCCCTTGCAACTGAAACTGATGTTCCCCTGTATTTAATAAAAGCTACTGAGCTTATTGGAGACCATGTTGGCGACGGTTCAAAACAGATTCAAAGTTTATATGAAGAAGCTTTAGAAAATGCCCCTTGTATAATTTTTATTGACGAACTCGATGCAATTGCATTAAGCAGACAGTTTCAATCATTAAGAGGAGATGTTTCTGAAGTCGTAAATGCACTTTTAACGGAACTTGACGGTATCAAAAGTAACGAAGGAATTGTAACTATTGCTGCAACAAACAACCCTGAAATGCTAGATTCTGCAATTAGAAGCCGATTTGAAGAAGAAATAGAATTTAAAATGCCCGATGACAGTGAAAGACTCAAGATAATGGAACTTTATGCTGAAAAAATGCCCATATCTTTAAACGTAAATTTTAAAAAATACGTTGAAAAAACCAAAAATATGAACGGTAGAACAATAAAAGAAAAATTTTTAAAGCCTGCCCTTCATAAAGCAATTCTTGAAGATAGAGATACCATAGAAGAAGCAGATCTTGATGAAGTGCTGAAAAAGATTATTAGAACAGAGTTACCGACAAATCTTTACATGTAA
- a CDS encoding SDH family Clp fold serine proteinase codes for MDPSSLIWIFFIFMFFYPQVLFRYKLLQRYKFIKNFETSRKARAIVMIHRQEQLALFGIPFYRFINIEDSEEILRAIRMTPGDMPIDLILHTPGGLVLASEQIATALKEHKAKTTVIIPHYAMSGGSLIALSADEIIMDKNAVMGPVDPQVGQYPAASIISAINTKYVDELDDETLILGDISRKAIDQVKEFVYDILKDKLGEEKAKNLSETLSSGKWTHDYPLTIKKLKELGVEVTTDVPKEVYELFDLYRQPVNQRPSVQYVPVPYKGGFKDEKSKGKPKR; via the coding sequence ATGGATCCTTCTTCATTAATTTGGATATTTTTTATATTTATGTTTTTTTACCCTCAGGTATTATTTAGATATAAGCTTCTACAAAGGTACAAATTTATAAAAAACTTTGAAACGTCCCGAAAAGCAAGGGCAATTGTTATGATACACAGGCAAGAACAGCTTGCACTATTTGGAATTCCATTTTACCGATTTATAAACATTGAAGACAGTGAAGAAATTTTGCGTGCAATTAGGATGACTCCTGGGGATATGCCGATAGATTTAATACTCCATACTCCCGGAGGCCTTGTTCTTGCAAGTGAGCAGATTGCAACTGCATTAAAAGAACATAAGGCAAAAACAACAGTTATTATCCCCCATTATGCGATGAGCGGTGGAAGTTTAATTGCACTATCTGCTGATGAAATTATAATGGATAAAAATGCGGTAATGGGCCCAGTGGATCCTCAAGTTGGCCAGTATCCTGCAGCGTCAATTATAAGTGCAATAAATACAAAATATGTAGATGAACTCGATGATGAAACGTTAATTTTAGGAGATATTTCTAGAAAGGCAATAGATCAGGTAAAAGAGTTTGTTTACGACATATTAAAAGACAAACTTGGCGAAGAAAAAGCAAAAAATTTATCTGAAACTCTTTCAAGTGGAAAATGGACTCATGATTATCCATTAACTATTAAAAAATTAAAGGAACTTGGTGTTGAAGTAACTACTGATGTTCCAAAAGAAGTTTATGAACTTTTTGACCTGTACCGGCAACCTGTAAATCAAAGACCTTCTGTACAATATGTTCCCGTACCTTATAAGGGTGGATTTAAAGATGAAAAATCAAAAGGTAAACCTAAACGGTAA
- a CDS encoding DUF192 domain-containing protein — MKNQKVNLNGKFYSIKIADNFFKRAFGLMFKDIRNNEGLLFKYGNRKLHIHTFFMKYPIDVIFLKDDFVVDIVSNLKPFKTYNSKVKSNKMFEIKSGALDISKLLGKKLEFND, encoded by the coding sequence ATGAAAAATCAAAAGGTAAACCTAAACGGTAAATTTTATTCAATTAAAATTGCAGATAATTTCTTTAAACGTGCTTTTGGACTGATGTTTAAAGATATTAGAAATAATGAAGGTCTTTTATTTAAATATGGAAATAGAAAACTCCATATCCATACTTTTTTCATGAAATACCCCATAGATGTAATTTTTTTAAAGGATGATTTTGTGGTGGATATTGTATCAAATTTAAAACCGTTTAAAACATATAATTCAAAAGTAAAATCCAATAAAATGTTTGAAATAAAGTCTGGAGCTTTAGATATTTCTAAACTACTTGGGAAAAAATTAGAATTTAATGATTAA
- a CDS encoding MJ0548 connectase family domain-containing protein: MSVIIGYYGKNGVVIAGDKRTILFNGEEKKREMLEELLYSGKIKNDDDLSEKSAEFSVKVHILDDQKKIKQLENTLIGEVRTIGKDSKRKKMYLSKDICVILDIENDNIVKKSVKTGTGIVVFGNKYVKKIVELELKKYLSEISKMDVLKIRTIFEKILVGIENPTLSKGYDFLYCQNAEKDIESIIKKDLNDLREYREELSIKMAEMQKLMTIVNKIAKSGEIGIIKNGSLVLNESFLAIDKICLNPEIYSEIDINGNFKEGDLIEIQNGELTVKGTNNYVSVQKIICNR, translated from the coding sequence ATGAGCGTAATCATCGGTTACTATGGAAAAAACGGCGTAGTGATTGCAGGAGATAAAAGAACCATTTTATTTAATGGCGAAGAAAAAAAACGTGAAATGCTTGAAGAACTTCTTTATTCTGGAAAAATAAAAAACGATGATGATTTATCAGAAAAATCAGCCGAATTTTCTGTAAAAGTCCATATTCTTGATGACCAGAAAAAAATTAAACAGCTTGAAAATACCCTTATTGGTGAAGTAAGAACTATTGGAAAAGATTCAAAGCGAAAAAAAATGTATCTTTCAAAGGACATTTGTGTAATACTCGATATTGAAAACGACAATATTGTAAAAAAATCAGTAAAAACCGGAACCGGAATAGTTGTTTTTGGGAATAAATACGTGAAAAAAATTGTTGAATTAGAACTTAAAAAATACTTATCCGAAATTTCAAAGATGGATGTTTTAAAAATCAGAACAATTTTTGAAAAAATATTAGTTGGAATTGAAAACCCGACATTGAGTAAAGGTTATGATTTTTTATACTGTCAAAATGCTGAAAAAGATATTGAAAGCATAATTAAAAAAGATTTAAATGATTTACGTGAATATCGGGAAGAACTATCGATAAAAATGGCGGAAATGCAGAAATTAATGACTATTGTAAACAAAATCGCAAAATCAGGCGAAATTGGAATTATAAAAAATGGTAGCTTAGTTTTAAATGAAAGTTTCCTTGCAATTGATAAAATTTGTTTAAACCCCGAAATCTACTCTGAAATAGATATAAACGGTAATTTTAAAGAAGGAGATCTTATTGAAATCCAAAACGGGGAATTAACTGTTAAAGGAACGAATAATTATGTTTCTGTTCAAAAAATAATATGTAATCGTTAA
- the nikR gene encoding nickel-responsive transcriptional regulator NikR, with protein MVDMDRISISLPTNLLAEFDDIIAERGYASRSEAIRDSIRDYLIKHKWIHSLEGSRAGTISIIYDHHSTDVMEKLTTIQHDYEKIIVATIHMHLDHDHCMEVVLVRGDASNIKELTDKLTSQKGVKQVKLTVMVPGGNIPQ; from the coding sequence ATGGTAGACATGGACAGAATAAGTATTTCGCTACCAACAAATCTTCTTGCAGAATTCGATGATATAATTGCTGAAAGGGGTTATGCAAGCAGGAGTGAGGCAATAAGAGATTCAATTCGTGATTACCTTATAAAACACAAGTGGATTCATAGTTTAGAAGGTTCAAGGGCTGGAACAATAAGTATTATTTACGACCACCACTCTACAGACGTAATGGAAAAACTGACAACTATTCAACACGATTACGAGAAAATTATCGTTGCAACAATACACATGCACCTTGACCACGACCACTGTATGGAGGTAGTTCTTGTAAGGGGCGATGCATCAAACATTAAAGAATTAACAGACAAACTTACATCACAAAAAGGCGTAAAGCAGGTAAAACTTACGGTAATGGTTCCAGGAGGAAACATTCCCCAATAA
- a CDS encoding DUF2798 domain-containing protein yields MVISKKHEQIVFALLMSFSMAFIISLVMTLVNNGFRLNSLLFWPKSFLIGYIVAFPTAYFLSPVIRKITLKLIR; encoded by the coding sequence ATGGTAATTTCTAAAAAACATGAACAAATAGTTTTTGCACTTTTAATGTCATTTTCAATGGCATTTATAATATCCCTTGTAATGACACTAGTTAATAATGGATTTAGGTTAAATAGTTTATTATTTTGGCCAAAATCATTTTTAATAGGATATATTGTGGCATTTCCAACAGCGTACTTTTTATCACCCGTTATTAGAAAAATAACTTTAAAACTAATACGGTAG
- a CDS encoding helix-turn-helix transcriptional regulator: protein MNKLNESDLSVTLNINYRDKVITPSQAEILKLILETKSQNKVAQLLDIPPSTVNIQLKRLEAKLGVNLAYASPAGTVLSEEAYQIVKYYTAIKERVSKTKFIACGFVSGEVGKILFDDVLVSSFSNILKLHKSNLTDTIGIDDPYWSYRIGDPIPVAYDHFLMVSKGDFNFKNLLGVNFSAHRIVWKTLKNEKIDFRVSKVVKNPFYAIDLLEEGYSMFINKCLLRYVKKEYNIETPNFYEKTKYTINFISNEENFEENFEDLVLKKHNEIKSAGFEPIL, encoded by the coding sequence TTGAATAAACTAAACGAATCTGATTTAAGTGTAACATTGAATATAAACTATAGGGATAAAGTAATTACTCCATCTCAAGCTGAAATTTTGAAGTTAATACTTGAAACAAAATCACAAAATAAAGTTGCACAACTACTTGATATCCCCCCATCAACGGTAAATATACAGTTGAAAAGATTAGAGGCTAAATTAGGAGTTAATCTAGCGTATGCCTCTCCTGCAGGAACTGTTCTTTCAGAAGAAGCTTACCAAATTGTAAAATATTATACTGCCATTAAAGAAAGGGTTTCTAAAACAAAGTTTATTGCGTGTGGGTTTGTAAGTGGGGAGGTTGGAAAAATTCTTTTTGATGATGTGCTTGTTTCTTCATTTTCAAATATTTTAAAACTACATAAATCAAATCTTACCGATACAATTGGAATTGACGACCCGTACTGGAGTTACCGAATTGGAGACCCGATACCTGTTGCATACGACCATTTTTTAATGGTATCAAAAGGCGACTTCAACTTTAAAAATTTGCTTGGAGTAAATTTTTCTGCCCATAGAATCGTTTGGAAAACGTTAAAAAATGAAAAAATTGATTTTAGGGTTTCAAAAGTCGTAAAAAATCCATTTTATGCGATAGACCTCCTTGAAGAAGGATATAGCATGTTTATAAATAAATGTCTTTTAAGATATGTTAAAAAAGAGTATAATATAGAAACTCCCAATTTTTATGAAAAAACGAAATATACAATAAATTTTATTTCAAATGAAGAAAATTTTGAAGAAAATTTTGAAGATTTAGTTTTGAAAAAACATAATGAAATAAAATCGGCTGGTTTTGAACCAATATTATAA
- a CDS encoding radical SAM protein, whose amino-acid sequence MDSVATLENSIKAFKLTEKYHGDAVSLERALFLGWYCSLNDPCKFCFMSTQKQKIKEPLRARRRIESILAESIIMKRIGWKLEFISGGYGYTTEELNDTIEMVSYVQGSKQYLNVGIIDFENINLENIEGVVGAVETVNEKLHKEICPGKPIDKTKEMLIHAKDNGLKTGITIILGLGESEKDIETLLNMIEELELDRITFYSLNPQKETIFEGSASITTLEYMNWISSVRLNFPKVKIATGTWVDKLTNIGPLIMAGSNVITKFPLFSLYGKKEGKTVENEIYSTGRNLYGSFSDIDALKGLKLAKNTKYVDEKISISSKNLDAVERMKKDVDKKIEGYIKKALKTPFSDFGE is encoded by the coding sequence ATGGATTCAGTAGCCACTTTAGAAAATTCAATAAAAGCATTTAAGTTAACAGAAAAATACCATGGAGATGCCGTTAGTTTAGAACGTGCTCTTTTTTTAGGATGGTATTGCAGTTTAAACGACCCTTGTAAGTTCTGTTTTATGTCGACACAAAAACAAAAGATAAAAGAACCATTAAGGGCAAGAAGGCGAATTGAAAGCATTTTGGCAGAAAGCATAATTATGAAAAGAATCGGATGGAAATTAGAGTTTATTTCTGGAGGATACGGATATACTACGGAAGAATTAAATGATACAATAGAAATGGTTTCTTATGTTCAAGGGTCAAAACAATACTTAAACGTTGGAATAATTGATTTTGAAAACATAAACTTGGAAAATATTGAAGGAGTAGTTGGGGCTGTTGAAACAGTAAATGAAAAACTACATAAAGAGATATGCCCTGGAAAACCAATTGATAAAACAAAGGAAATGCTTATCCATGCAAAAGATAATGGGTTAAAAACCGGAATTACCATAATATTGGGATTAGGTGAGTCTGAAAAAGATATTGAAACCCTTTTAAACATGATTGAGGAACTTGAACTTGATAGAATTACATTTTATTCATTAAATCCCCAAAAAGAAACTATTTTTGAAGGTAGTGCTTCAATAACAACTCTTGAATACATGAACTGGATTTCATCAGTACGGCTGAATTTCCCAAAAGTGAAAATTGCAACTGGTACATGGGTTGATAAACTAACAAACATCGGGCCTCTTATAATGGCAGGTTCAAACGTAATTACGAAGTTTCCATTATTTTCACTTTATGGTAAAAAGGAAGGTAAAACAGTTGAAAACGAAATTTATTCAACAGGCAGAAACTTATATGGGAGTTTTTCAGATATTGACGCACTAAAAGGCCTAAAACTTGCAAAAAACACGAAATATGTGGATGAAAAAATAAGTATTTCTAGCAAAAATTTAGATGCCGTTGAACGGATGAAAAAAGATGTTGACAAAAAAATTGAAGGATATATTAAAAAGGCTTTAAAAACTCCTTTTTCAGATTTTGGTGAATAA
- a CDS encoding PUA domain-containing protein — MKHRKLEENEKLAVRNAISRYIGKKVEELEYSNFLILKGKAKNVIYVSTEVLKELDKFDDIYSAGINIGELEEISGKEKFLPSLEGVTLVSRDIVKNYAVINQKGESLFLYNRDVFDTSIIEIVGDGKVVIFNENRELLGIGKYDGKIIKNTMDRGWYLRHGG, encoded by the coding sequence ATGAAACACAGAAAGCTTGAAGAAAACGAAAAATTGGCAGTAAGAAACGCCATTTCAAGATACATTGGAAAAAAAGTTGAAGAACTTGAATACAGTAATTTTTTAATCCTAAAAGGAAAGGCAAAAAATGTAATCTATGTAAGTACTGAAGTTTTAAAAGAACTCGATAAATTTGACGATATTTATAGTGCCGGAATAAATATCGGTGAATTGGAAGAAATTTCGGGCAAAGAAAAGTTTTTACCATCATTAGAAGGAGTTACATTAGTTTCAAGAGATATAGTTAAAAATTACGCAGTCATTAACCAAAAAGGCGAAAGTTTATTCTTGTATAATAGGGATGTATTTGACACGTCAATAATTGAAATTGTTGGTGACGGAAAAGTTGTAATTTTTAACGAAAATCGAGAACTACTTGGAATTGGAAAATATGATGGGAAAATTATAAAAAATACTATGGATCGTGGCTGGTACCTAAGACACGGCGGATAA